The Heptranchias perlo isolate sHepPer1 chromosome 15, sHepPer1.hap1, whole genome shotgun sequence genome contains the following window.
TCTGTAGTTAGTCTTTAAAATTTGTTTATTATactaattgagtttttttttcttttctcttctcgTCTCTTTCGCACCTCCCCTTCCCATCTAGTATGCCTCGGCTGGATGTCTCTTGTCATTGCACCACACGGAAAAACCAGAACATGAAGAGGTGTGTGAATTCCGCCCATACATGTGCCCTTGTCCAGGAGCCTCCTGCAAATGGCAAGGATCATTGGAGGCAGTTATGCCTCACCTCATGCATGCGCACAAAAGCATTACAACTCTGCAAGGGGAGGACATTGTATTTCTGGCAACTGACATCAACCTTCCTGGCGCTGTGGATTGGGTTATGATGCAATCCTGCTTTGGTCACCACTTCATGCTGGTGCTAGAGAAACAAGAGAAGTACGAGGGCCACCAACAATTCTTTGCTATTGTTCTTCTAATAGGCACGCGTAAGCAAGCTGAAAACTTTGCCTACAGACTGGAACTGAATGGAAACCGTAGACGCCTCACGTGGGAGGCCACTCCAAGGTCTATCCATGATGGGGTTGCAGCAGCAATCATGAATAGTGATTGCTTAGTCTTCGATACCTCCATAGCTCATCTTTTTGCAGATCATGGGAACCTGGGTATTAACGTTACGATCTCAATGTGCTGAATTGCATTGTTATATACAGCAGTTTACATGTAACAATAGAATGTTTTTCGATTCAGAGGATGCAGTAGGCAGAAGAATGCAGTTCTATATACTTTTAAGCACCTTGCCTGAGTAATTGGTGCTAGCCCATTTGACTGCCCCATGCGTGCATGTGATGGAATGTAATGAAGGCATGCTCAGCACGTGGTTCCAAGCCTGACTAAAAGAAGATGGAAACAAAAACACCAAAACAAATCCAAGTTGATGCAGCTGTTTTATAAATGAAAAGTGATTCAAccctgtttttcttttaaagtcATCTTTTCCTGCTTTGTGTCTCATGTAAGTTCAAATTACTTGAGACAAATTATTCAAGATGTATTTATATACGGGTCCAGTGTAGAGAACTACATTATGCGCCACATCAGTACTTAAAAATGCAAAGCCAGTAGACGCTTGTGCCTATCTTAAATATGCTTCAGGAGAACAGTATCTTAATAGTTATTTATGAAGATCGGTAATGTTGCAGAGCCATGGAATGAGCTTATTCTTTATTCATTGCCATGACAAATGGGTTTTGTTGCAATTTTCTTTTGGGTAGAAAGGTGGGAACAAAGTTGCGAAGAACAGCAATGAGGATTCCCGTTATACATAAAGCAGTCGTGGATAAATCTAGCTTTGGCATCGTccactgcagtttttttttaaactttgtaatCCCTATCGTACCTGTATACAGTTATTTGTATCAGATTAAGTTCtattcaaattattttttattaaatTGTCTAATCAAATATATAAATGTTGACTGCAGTCTCACTTTGAGTAATGTTTTCATTATTTGTATCCTAAACGAGAGCAGTTGCTATACCCCATAAAGTGTACACAAGCACATTACCCAGCTTCGTGGCTGAACTGCACAGCCAGGTTCATTGAttcaatcataacatttaattttaaaaaaataattgaaatgctAGAAAAATTGTGTAGAGCCAGTCAGTATTTATTAATGAATTACAGCTGTTAGCTTTAATGAGCTTGCTGACTTCTAAATGATATTGAACAAAGCAATGTTTAAATGAAATTTTTAAGTTAGATTTGAATTTAACCAACATGCTAGCAGAACACTAAAGAACCAAGGAAATGATAAATTTTTGGAAATGtgagtgatttatctactttagtcAATTATGCCCAGAGTAGTTGGGcaattttcaattatttttgtaaaTGTAAAAAATGGGCAGGGTAGTGGTAAAGGAAATTATCTTTCTGTCCCTTTTCCCCCAAGGAGAAAAAACAAATTTTCATAATACTCTACATCCAATGGGGTAATATATCCCTTTGAGACTTTCAATCTGGAACACACATTACCTCACCTTGTTTTACCAgctctcctccgtctcctcgttctctctctccctacacatGGTTATGCGTTTGTACCTCTTCCAGCTATTAAAAGGATTATGGACCAGCCTCCTTAATATGCCTTGAATCACTGGGTGAAGTTTTCATTGGAAGTGGACCCAGCTACTTCAGTCTTCAAACATACCTGTTGCCATCCACATCCGATCACCTAGATTTCAGAAAATTCCTGGTTCTAGTGCAGATTCTTGAATTTTTATACTTTTCAAGGTGAGGGCATGGAGCCTGGGGATACCTGCTTTTTAAGAGCAGGCTTTACATTTTGAAAATAGTAATTTCCTTGCTCTATATTGACCAAATGGATCTGATGATGCACCTGTTAACACCTGTAAAGGGATTTAGATTAGCCTGGCATCTGCCTTCATCTGGAGAAAATTCCTGCAGCAGGTAGACTGCACTGCCTTTCACGATTGGTTTTAAACATTTGGGACTTTCTGCTATTCCAGGTCCAAAGTCAAACTGGCAAATCCCTTACACTGAGCATATAACTAAAgagaaaatataattaaaatgtgAAATATAGGGCATATTGGTCCAAACTTGTCTCATGGTATGAAACTCTTGTAGCTTATTGATGTATAAGCTACTGTGCTAGCTGAGAATATTGAAAATACTCCTGTTCAGAACTTAATAGCAGACCGGCCTTTTGTGGAGACCAAGCAAAGGGGATCAGTAATCTCTTAAACACCTACTTTCAGGTAGCTGTTAGCAAGTGATCAACGGCTTTTTAAGTGAATGGCAAATGCTTAAATTTTGACTCTTCCCAGATTTTTCGCCAaatgatatatatacacacacacacacacacacacacacacacacacacctgtgcTTCAGAAGTACCCTTTTATTTAATCTATTTTAATGACCAGATTAGTCACTGAATCCAACTCCAGACATGTTCTTCAAAATGCTGCATGAATGGCTGTGTATTTCCATTTGAAAGTGTCAAAATGACACCCGTGTCAAGATATTGTTTTCATAGGTTCCAGACATCTGGCAGGAACCAACTTCCCGGGCCCTATGACTAATAGTACTGCCTCTGTAGCCCCAGATGTGATGCCTACAGTGAGGCCATTGCAGCTCTAAGTCTTGGCTCAGTACTAGGAGAAGATCCAAAGAAGGTGACTAATAGCTAGAAAGTTATGAACCCATGTACTAGTAGAAGTACTCTTGTTACTTTGTTTACTGTCTGATTATTATCACCATTCCTTCTTCAGGAGTTGGGGAACTCGCCTTCAGGGAAGACCTAAGCACGTTGCCTTGGCAGCAATCCACATGACACAAACCAGCGAAATCCAAAGCAGTGTAGTCTTTTCAGCAGTTATGGCTCATGCAGTACCAGTCTCTTTTATGAGCAGTGTTTTAGCAGTTTACCGGTTTGAGGTGGGAGTTAGCTTCATAGTTGAAGATTGCTTGGATAGGTTGAGGATAATGTTGTGGTGAAGAAGGTACAGTCACTTTAACAGCCcaagatttgttttttttcaaaaggTGCGCAGGATCTTTCCACCAAGAACATGATCTGCTCCCTTTGCTGCGTACATTTGCTGTTGACTGGCATAGAGCAGTCTGTGCAGTATTTTGCCTGGGCTAGTTTAAGGCAGTTGATGCTCTGAGATATCTCCAGGGCAGCGACCAGCAGTAATTCATATAGCTTCAAGTTCTACTTCTTAAATATAATTGCAAAACTGCTTTGTCTCTTAGTAGAAATGTTCTGCACCATGCCCTGATCTGTTCTTTACCATTTTGAGGTATAATGTGGGAGACTTTTTTAAATAGCAGTGTAAGTTCATCTTGGTTGAAGATACACTCCACATTTTGTATCCTCCCCTTGGCACTGCATAATGGGAATTTCCCTCTGGTGTTTTTACTTTCAGGGTATGTTTCTCTCTGTGCAGTTTTGCAGGATGGCAACCTGTACAGGCATAGTTATGCTTTTAATGGATATTATCCAGAGGTTTCAATAAATTgcttttaatacatttttttaaaaatccattcttCCTGTGAATTTTCAAATTTTTAGGACTatatttcaaatttaattaaaatgTTAATGCAGTTTGATACCTGATCTGTAGATTCCTTTCCAGTGTAATCAAAGGGATGTTTATCCTATTCTTCCTCTgtcatacttttttaaaaaaggacattgTGGTTTCATCTAATGATGAGATATCATCTTTAATTGTCATCTACCTGAGAAGGTAGTCTTGTAAGAACAACAAGAGAAGGGCAAGAGTGTTCAGGCTAAAAAGTCTTTCAGACAGGACTCCTTCTCattttcccccctcacccccactaccAGCTGAATGGTTTAGCTTGACTCAATACTTGAAATACACCTTCATTTAAAGAATGGTGTCCTCTAAAGTTAAGTAAATCTACCCTTCCAGGCACTGATGAAGAAGAATCCAGCTAAGATATGGGTGGATCTATTATACTTATAATTAATTTGCCTCACTAAAGCAGACTATAAAAGGCACCCAATAGTAAATGCAGCCTATTGCTTGATCCATGAGAACAGTTGGTAAATCAGTGCTCAATTTTGATGTACTAATAACATTGAGATTTATGGGTGACCtacagagaaaaagagaaaaggcTGAATTTAACCAGAATAATAACATGGAAATGAGAATATGCTTAGTACAGTCACGTTTTACTCTGTTGCAGCAGTACATTGAGTAAAATTAGTCAAATAAAAACCCAACAGGGTGACTGTTGTTTTGAATTTTGTCAAACAAGGTAGTTTATACtgtatgagtttttaaaaattacttttggTAATTATGCTAATGTGCATTTTTGAATTCAAATATGGATACTGTGGATTTCCTGTTGAGCAGGTGTTAAAATTTGTATTGTACAaggtttttttctgttttgttttatatATGTATTTCTGTATGGCTATGTTTTCTTTGTGTGTGTTTTGTTGTATTGAAAGAACAAATAGTTCTCTGTTTAAAAAGTTGTTTAATTCTTATCACGAATGGCTGTTAATACACAGTAAAACTTTAGTTTTGAAGTGACCACTCTTTTTAATCAGGAAAACTGTTCTGTACTAGTATAAAATAACCTATTTCTTTATTTGCTCTGTATTCAAATTGCAATGAATTAATTAAAACAATTTACATGGATATTACACAGGAGTAGTGTATATTTATTCATAAGCCATGAACAATATATTTCTTAATTGTTTCCTAGGTTTCTTTCTGAATATATTTACTTTTCTTATTTGTATGTTGACACTTTAAGGTGATCAAGTTGGTGGAGGAAGGCTTGCTCATGGCTCAGCAGGTTTATCcattgagtagctgagccatacaagcCAGAATGGTCCCAGATTGGATCCTCTATCCTCTTGATCTCTGCTACGATGATAGGGGCACTACAGTTTGCTTCAATGCACCTGAACAAAGAAAGGAAATATTTgacgggttcctgctcctggttgctGTTAAGTGGCCCCAGCTGAAAGTGCACTTGTTGACAGAGGACGGGATCGGGCAGGATCCACAGCAGATTACCTGGCACAGGGACCCCAAGAACTTAAGCCTAACAGTATGACTCTAAAAGGAAAAATAACATTCTGCAGTGTCTACAAATCTTAAAAcgaaaacagaaaaggctggaaatactcagcaagtcgggcagcatctgcaAAGAAAGGAAAAATGTTGATGTTCCGATGAAGGGTTACTGTGTGTTAGGCTTCCTGCAATTTTGTCAAgtagcccagaatttcctggtagCTGGTCTCACCCTGCTGCCTCAACCTCGTCGAACATGTGATCACCACAGCGGGTGGAGTGGGACCAGCCAGCAACAAGAAAATTCCTATTCAACTGTGTTCAAAAGTGCAGCCTGCAAGTTCTGCAAGTGGTAAGTGAAATTATTAAGAAAAGTCTGTGGGTTCATTATCTTCTACATTATGTAAGGTCTGCCATTCATGGATTGTCTTGCTCATTTATTATGAATCcaaattttcagtttttaaaatacaATAGAATATTCTTAACATTTGAAATAGTGATTCAATCATTTTCTTAAGCTTACTAAAGTAGTCGCTGAGGTCCCGGACTCTCAGGAATCTTTTGTTTTCTATATTATCACTTCTTCCTCCAGATGTGCATCTCTCCATTCCCTAGTATGAACATCCCTAGTGAACGTGATCACAAACAATCTTTTTTTGTTGAGGACTTTCCCTTTTCAATAGCGGTGCGCCCTATTCAGACTGCTTTGCAGATTCACCCTATCGGGAGTTTAGTGCTCAGGTGTGGTGCGAGAGGAGATGGTATGTCCGAGTACAGAACAGTACTTTTATTCCTAAACCTTTTGCAACATCAGTGATCATCAGGATCCTGTTTTTATTCCAGTATTTGTTTCTTTCCTCTCCCAAACTCCAGGTCATAAGGGTTTGATTTCTCGCTCTCCTTACTCCCCATCCTAAAAGCCATGTGATCAAACATCCAGGAataagtccaaccagagttggcaaccctaatgctGCCTCATTTGgttagtgtttccagcactttgtttttTGGCCTTTGAAAAGTTTATAAAGCTATGGCTCCCATGAGCTAGCTGGTGTTCTGGAAGGCATGTTGGGGGCTATATTGGACCGCATAGTGCCCGTT
Protein-coding sequences here:
- the siah2l gene encoding E3 ubiquitin-protein ligase Siah2 — translated: MSRPSSAGGGKTGKHTATAAAVAAAAAAAAAGGGGGGGGGNNNNNPAIAAAAAAAGGSTPPQPELTSLFECPVCFDYVLPPILQCQAGHLVCNQCRQKLSCCPTCRGPLTPSIRNLAMEKVASTIPFPCKYASAGCLLSLHHTEKPEHEEVCEFRPYMCPCPGASCKWQGSLEAVMPHLMHAHKSITTLQGEDIVFLATDINLPGAVDWVMMQSCFGHHFMLVLEKQEKYEGHQQFFAIVLLIGTRKQAENFAYRLELNGNRRRLTWEATPRSIHDGVAAAIMNSDCLVFDTSIAHLFADHGNLGINVTISMC